In one window of Lytechinus pictus isolate F3 Inbred chromosome 19, Lp3.0, whole genome shotgun sequence DNA:
- the LOC129282989 gene encoding single-stranded DNA-binding protein, mitochondrial-like: MFRSKLLRVCFTAVQSGQCRQIQQKAERSVNQVTLLGRVGRDVELRGSDEHPMASFSLATSENIRSKHPDETGEFTQKTSWHRVCVFRPGLVDIVYTYCKKGDRLFVSGKLDYSEYTNNDGIKVYQTSIVADDVIFLNSENRRDDY; encoded by the exons ATGTTCAGATCAAAACTTTTAAGG GTTTGTTTCACTGCTGTTCAGAGTGGACAGTGCAGACAGATACAGCAGAAGGCAGAGAGAA GCGTCAACCAAGTTACTCTGCTAGGTAGGGTGGGGCGGGATGTAGAGCTGAGAGGAAGCGATGAGCATCCCATGGCATCATTCTCCTTAGCAACCAGTGAAAACATCAGGAGTAAACATCCAGATGAAACAG gggaaTTTACTCAGAAAACCAGCTGGCACCGCGTGTGCGTCTTTAGACCTGGACTTGTGGACATTGTCTATACATACTGCAAGAAAGG CGACAGGCTGTTTGTATCAGGAAAGTTGGACTACAGTGAGTACACAAACAATGACGGAATCAAAGTTTATCAGACAAGCATCGTTGCAG ACGATGTGATTTTCTTGAACAGTGAAAACAGGAGAGACGACTACTGA